A region of Pyxidicoccus parkwaysis DNA encodes the following proteins:
- a CDS encoding tetratricopeptide repeat protein → MKVVLRFGALAVGVALATGGVGEAAEPPARKAVKKPASASASKTPGAREKTSKTSEKGKAEPSKAQPSKAEPSKTEQAKAPPPGVAPEDVRKGPARVKPATAKFADIPRIADSKKDALADKKRDEAIEALKRLVSKLHDDNMQKAEMLSRLSELYWEKSQYLYRLEMDRFLAAEKQYDAAVARGEKAAEPQQDHKESERYRAETMAIYEDILKAWPQYPRRDEILFSMGYNLYELGRKDAAVARYEELIKDFPKSEFVPDAYIQLGNHYFENNKLIPAKQNYEKARDTGVPKIYAYAIYKLSWCDYNTGDYDAGLKKLHEVVDYSAKKEELGDLRTEALNDLTVFYVQMDQPKEAIAYFKAKAPAKRQGRLIAKTAAGLVDAGHFDSAILTYRTLVDDEPMGANAPEYQQAIVRAFEGLRQRQQVRKEMKRMVDLYSPGGDWWKANEKQATVLRNAFNVTEEAMRVMVTEYHQEAQKTRQVETYRLARDIYKQYVEAFASSSNPDFVADSAFNIRFFYAEILWALEEWQAAAAEYDAVVAFKIPDRDTAREVSNESYRKSAAYNAILAYDKLVKIERGQLAKSDLKDGQKVDEKKDKGDVAKQRIVKRDAKEREEESLTKFEERLVNACDTFVKLYPDTQDEIDLRYQAAVILYDRSHFVDAARRFGEIIDKYPEERRSRDAADLTMYVLESREEWLELSTLSRKFLANKRLSKPGTDFAARVARVVEGSHYKWVDEVVYKKEKNPKKAAEEFLKFVAEFPKSDNADRALTYVMVIAQEAGEIDKGIEAGERFLKEYPRSNFELKARYSLAGLYEKVAEYRKAATMAESFIAAHDAAVKAQESESKKAKDKSKAVAKKDDTPGAAEDAESKKSQRAAERKALVEEAGAWVADAQFNAGVWWEGAGEPQKAVAAYSAYVSRFKDRKDVPQVAYAIANVWEKEKKWSEAGKAFGSFAETYGRDSRASAPQLYLARYHELLAYQQLKNVREQERVQAELVRAWSRLPEATRKDVAVLNAYGHARFLALEPAWKRYTDIKFSRVSTIRRDLAAKQREIQRLEKEYLAVLATGSGDWGIAALTRIGLAYADFAKNIMDSPDPQGLDEDQIAMYRGELENLALPLEDKSTEALEKALDKAYELGVYSQWTLAAQDQVNKFRPGSYAQVRPVEYRASDSMASADLAREPDGTAEASAAPAAAPSEPGAPAQPADKAPAADPAQQAPSTQTAPAPTASLGEVLP, encoded by the coding sequence ATGAAGGTGGTGCTTCGTTTCGGTGCGCTGGCGGTGGGTGTCGCGCTCGCCACCGGTGGGGTGGGAGAGGCGGCGGAACCGCCGGCCCGCAAGGCGGTGAAGAAGCCCGCCTCGGCGTCGGCGTCGAAGACCCCCGGTGCTCGGGAGAAGACGTCGAAGACGTCGGAGAAGGGCAAGGCGGAGCCGTCGAAGGCGCAGCCGTCGAAGGCGGAGCCGTCGAAGACCGAGCAGGCGAAGGCGCCTCCGCCCGGCGTCGCCCCGGAGGACGTGCGCAAGGGCCCCGCGCGCGTGAAGCCCGCCACGGCGAAGTTCGCGGACATCCCTCGCATCGCCGACTCGAAGAAGGACGCGCTCGCGGACAAGAAGCGCGACGAGGCGATTGAGGCCCTCAAGCGCCTCGTCTCCAAGCTGCATGACGACAACATGCAGAAGGCGGAGATGCTCAGCCGCCTGTCCGAGCTGTACTGGGAGAAGTCCCAGTACCTCTACCGGCTGGAGATGGACCGCTTCCTCGCGGCGGAGAAGCAGTACGACGCCGCCGTGGCCCGCGGCGAGAAGGCCGCCGAGCCGCAGCAGGACCACAAGGAGTCCGAGCGCTACCGCGCGGAGACGATGGCCATCTACGAGGACATCCTCAAAGCCTGGCCGCAGTACCCCCGGCGCGACGAGATTCTCTTCTCCATGGGCTACAACCTCTACGAGCTCGGCCGCAAGGACGCCGCCGTGGCCCGCTACGAGGAGCTCATCAAGGACTTCCCGAAGTCCGAGTTCGTTCCCGACGCGTACATCCAGCTCGGCAACCACTACTTCGAGAACAACAAGCTCATCCCCGCGAAGCAGAACTACGAGAAGGCGCGCGACACGGGCGTGCCGAAGATCTACGCCTACGCCATCTACAAGCTGTCCTGGTGCGACTACAACACCGGTGACTACGACGCCGGCCTGAAGAAGCTCCACGAGGTGGTGGACTACTCGGCGAAGAAGGAGGAATTGGGCGACCTGCGCACCGAGGCGCTCAACGACCTCACCGTCTTCTACGTGCAGATGGACCAGCCGAAGGAGGCCATCGCCTACTTCAAGGCCAAGGCCCCCGCGAAGCGGCAGGGCCGGCTCATCGCCAAGACGGCCGCGGGCCTGGTGGACGCGGGCCACTTCGACAGCGCCATCCTCACCTACCGCACGCTCGTGGACGACGAGCCCATGGGCGCCAACGCCCCCGAGTACCAGCAGGCCATCGTCCGCGCCTTCGAGGGACTCCGCCAGCGTCAGCAGGTCCGCAAGGAGATGAAGCGGATGGTGGACCTCTACAGCCCCGGTGGCGACTGGTGGAAGGCCAACGAGAAGCAGGCCACCGTCCTGCGCAACGCCTTCAATGTCACCGAGGAAGCCATGCGCGTCATGGTGACGGAGTACCACCAGGAGGCGCAGAAGACGCGGCAGGTGGAGACGTACCGGCTCGCGCGCGACATCTACAAGCAGTACGTGGAGGCGTTCGCCTCCAGCAGCAACCCGGACTTCGTCGCGGACTCGGCCTTCAACATCCGCTTCTTCTACGCGGAAATCCTCTGGGCCCTGGAGGAGTGGCAGGCCGCCGCCGCCGAGTACGACGCCGTGGTGGCCTTCAAGATTCCGGACCGCGACACGGCGCGCGAGGTCTCCAACGAGAGCTACCGCAAGAGCGCCGCGTACAACGCCATCCTCGCCTACGACAAGCTGGTGAAGATTGAGCGCGGTCAGCTCGCGAAGAGCGACCTCAAGGACGGCCAGAAGGTCGACGAGAAGAAGGACAAGGGCGACGTCGCGAAGCAGCGCATCGTCAAGCGCGACGCGAAGGAGCGCGAGGAGGAGTCGCTCACGAAGTTCGAGGAGCGCCTCGTCAATGCGTGCGACACGTTCGTGAAGCTGTACCCGGACACGCAGGACGAAATCGACCTGCGCTACCAGGCGGCCGTCATCCTCTACGACCGCAGCCACTTCGTGGACGCGGCCCGGCGCTTCGGCGAAATCATCGACAAGTACCCGGAGGAGCGGCGCTCGCGTGACGCGGCGGACCTCACCATGTACGTGCTCGAGAGCCGCGAGGAGTGGCTGGAGCTGAGCACGCTGTCGCGGAAGTTCCTCGCCAACAAGCGGCTGTCCAAGCCGGGCACGGACTTCGCCGCGCGCGTGGCCCGCGTGGTGGAGGGCAGCCACTACAAGTGGGTGGACGAGGTCGTCTACAAGAAGGAGAAGAACCCGAAGAAGGCCGCCGAGGAGTTCCTCAAGTTCGTCGCCGAGTTCCCCAAGTCCGACAACGCGGACCGCGCGCTCACCTACGTGATGGTGATTGCGCAGGAGGCGGGTGAAATCGACAAGGGCATCGAGGCGGGTGAGCGCTTCCTCAAGGAGTACCCGCGCAGCAACTTCGAGCTGAAGGCGCGCTACTCGCTGGCCGGCCTCTACGAGAAGGTGGCCGAGTACCGCAAGGCCGCCACCATGGCCGAGTCCTTCATCGCCGCGCACGACGCCGCGGTGAAGGCGCAGGAGTCCGAGTCCAAGAAGGCCAAGGACAAGAGCAAGGCCGTCGCGAAGAAGGACGACACGCCGGGCGCCGCCGAGGACGCGGAGTCCAAGAAGTCGCAGCGCGCCGCCGAGCGCAAGGCGCTGGTGGAGGAGGCCGGCGCGTGGGTGGCGGATGCGCAGTTCAACGCCGGCGTCTGGTGGGAGGGCGCGGGCGAGCCGCAGAAGGCCGTGGCCGCGTACTCCGCCTATGTCTCGCGCTTCAAGGACCGCAAGGACGTGCCGCAGGTGGCGTACGCCATCGCCAACGTCTGGGAGAAGGAGAAGAAGTGGAGCGAGGCGGGGAAGGCCTTCGGCTCGTTCGCGGAGACGTATGGCCGTGACTCGCGCGCCTCCGCGCCGCAGCTCTACCTGGCGCGCTACCACGAGCTGCTCGCGTACCAGCAGCTCAAGAACGTGCGCGAGCAGGAGCGCGTGCAGGCGGAGTTGGTGCGTGCGTGGAGCAGGCTGCCGGAGGCCACGCGCAAGGACGTGGCGGTGCTGAATGCGTACGGCCACGCGCGCTTCCTCGCGCTGGAGCCGGCGTGGAAGCGCTACACGGACATCAAGTTCTCTCGGGTGAGCACCATCCGCAGGGACCTCGCGGCGAAGCAGCGTGAAATCCAGCGCCTCGAGAAGGAGTACCTCGCGGTGCTGGCCACGGGCTCGGGTGACTGGGGCATCGCGGCGCTCACGCGCATCGGCCTCGCGTACGCGGACTTCGCGAAGAACATCATGGACTCGCCGGACCCGCAGGGGCTCGACGAGGACCAGATTGCCATGTACCGCGGCGAGCTGGAGAACCTCGCGCTGCCGCTGGAGGACAAGTCCACCGAGGCGCTGGAGAAGGCGCTCGACAAGGCCTACGAGCTGGGCGTCTACAGCCAGTGGACGCTGGCCGCGCAGGACCAGGTGAACAAGTTCCGTCCCGGCTCGTACGCGCAGGTGCGGCCGGTGGAGTACCGCGCCAGCGACTCCATGGCGAGCGCGGACCTGGCGCGTGAGCCGGATGGCACGGCGGAGGCCTCGGCGGCTCCGGCTGCCGCGCCCTCCGAGCCCGGTGCTCCGGCGCAGCCTGCGGACAAGGCTCCCGCGGCGGACCCGGCGCAGCAGGCGCCCTCCACGCAGACGGCGCCCGCGCCCACCGCCTCGCTCGGGGAGGTGCTGCCGTGA
- a CDS encoding tetratricopeptide repeat protein, translated as MKRLLSLLVVLAPLAVPAQQDVGGYNRALAAFNAGDYDTAAPLFFQLSEGAADADMKGKSEYFLAQTLAKKGLPVSAFISYANIVNAGPNHPSYLKAVEGLVDMQQTLDEQNLIPSILNQAYTDEVRDRWVTLPKEVLARINYLVGTVSQRKGRFEEARNLLEAVPKDSRVYAKARYLLGVVLSDPRFPGRPGEGDALDKEALSAFNAVLNAKEPQVELKPTQQLAMLSLGRLHYRRGEHAEASAAYERVPRYSRYWDQALFENGFARFQNEDFGGALGSLQALHAPQFEGAFQPESWILKATVYYYSCLYDEVKTTLAAFDELYGPMQKQLDPFTGDDVQLVQAYNLVAAENRRLPRPVYLWLRNNERIREVMRMLEQVDQEKRTLSSGGWRGTPMGAQTTASLEEIRGTLLQVGGTLAKSRIREAADNLRTFSDQAEIIRVQTALDEKDLLQAGVDQKALLTRQSLYRPKMPGANYNYWKFQGEFWIDEIGYYQYTLKRGCPAKTGDTQPSQQ; from the coding sequence ATGAAACGACTGCTCAGCCTCCTCGTCGTCCTGGCGCCGCTCGCGGTGCCCGCCCAGCAGGACGTGGGCGGCTACAACCGCGCGCTGGCCGCCTTCAACGCCGGCGACTACGACACCGCCGCGCCGCTCTTCTTCCAGCTCTCCGAGGGCGCCGCCGACGCCGACATGAAGGGCAAGTCGGAGTACTTCCTCGCGCAGACGCTCGCGAAGAAGGGGCTGCCCGTCTCCGCCTTCATCTCCTACGCGAACATCGTCAACGCCGGGCCCAACCACCCCTCGTACCTCAAGGCGGTGGAGGGGCTCGTGGACATGCAGCAGACGCTCGACGAGCAGAACCTCATCCCCAGCATCCTCAACCAGGCGTACACCGACGAGGTGCGGGACAGGTGGGTGACGCTGCCCAAGGAGGTGCTCGCGCGCATCAACTACCTCGTGGGCACGGTGAGCCAGCGCAAGGGCCGCTTCGAGGAGGCGCGCAACCTGCTCGAGGCCGTGCCGAAGGACAGCCGCGTCTACGCGAAGGCGCGCTACCTGCTGGGCGTGGTGCTGTCGGACCCGCGCTTCCCCGGCCGCCCCGGTGAGGGGGACGCGCTGGACAAGGAGGCCCTGTCCGCCTTCAACGCGGTGCTGAACGCGAAGGAGCCGCAGGTGGAGCTCAAGCCCACGCAGCAGCTCGCGATGCTCAGCCTGGGCCGGCTGCACTACCGCCGCGGCGAGCACGCGGAGGCCAGCGCCGCGTACGAGCGTGTGCCGCGCTACTCGCGCTACTGGGACCAGGCCCTCTTCGAGAACGGCTTCGCGCGCTTCCAGAACGAGGACTTCGGCGGCGCGCTCGGCAGCCTCCAGGCGCTCCACGCGCCCCAGTTCGAGGGCGCCTTCCAGCCCGAGTCGTGGATTCTCAAGGCGACCGTCTATTACTACTCGTGCCTCTACGACGAGGTGAAGACCACGCTGGCGGCCTTCGACGAGCTCTATGGCCCCATGCAGAAGCAGTTGGACCCGTTCACCGGCGACGACGTGCAATTGGTGCAGGCGTACAACCTCGTGGCCGCGGAGAACCGCCGCCTGCCGCGTCCGGTGTACCTGTGGCTGCGCAACAACGAGCGCATCCGCGAGGTGATGCGGATGCTGGAGCAGGTGGACCAGGAGAAGCGCACGCTGAGCAGCGGCGGCTGGCGCGGCACGCCCATGGGCGCGCAGACGACGGCCTCGCTGGAGGAGATTCGCGGCACGCTGCTCCAGGTGGGCGGCACCCTGGCCAAGAGCCGCATCCGTGAGGCAGCGGACAACCTGCGTACCTTCTCCGACCAGGCGGAAATCATCCGCGTGCAGACGGCGCTGGACGAGAAGGATTTGCTCCAGGCCGGCGTGGACCAGAAGGCGCTGCTCACGCGCCAGTCGCTCTACCGGCCGAAGATGCCGGGCGCGAACTACAACTACTGGAAGTTCCAGGGTGAGTTCTGGATCGACGAGATTGGTTACTACCAATACACGCTGAAGCGCGGCTGCCCGGCGAAGACGGGCGACACGCAACCGTCGCAACAATAG
- a CDS encoding outer membrane beta-barrel domain-containing protein has product MRLFHSLALLVAAPALALAQAEQPVPAPGAETSVPPPPVQAQPKPEAPSTPASRPEPIAPQEAPEPGIAVEPPAPAPQDEAPVLAQPETPKPETPEDAPVLASEGPRTTEARQQRLVHGAPLYNPNVNVHIVQKKRFADEGHHELVLFPATVQVNGKYTNHAGSALQYVYHLHENFAFQVMGQYNWYSNESSFNLELIDKVREQAQAASSLLLVWGAQAGVEVTPLYGKFAFLNDSLAQFSVVLSGGAGVGSTRHLIRPEVANEVDGQTYSVPARFGDTGNKFLGSVGGGFRLQFGENYALRMEVRDLIYTARVDKVDGCNLADFEALEAARAGNQDFSTLQLSGSCKFEKFDGVDPKTKKNYREDIILGRDLVAEPSSDVLNNISFYAGFSILF; this is encoded by the coding sequence ATGCGACTCTTCCACTCCCTCGCGCTCCTCGTCGCGGCTCCCGCCCTCGCGCTCGCGCAGGCCGAGCAGCCCGTGCCCGCGCCCGGCGCGGAGACGTCCGTCCCGCCGCCGCCCGTCCAGGCCCAGCCGAAGCCGGAGGCGCCCTCGACGCCCGCGTCGCGCCCCGAGCCCATCGCGCCGCAAGAAGCCCCGGAGCCGGGCATCGCGGTGGAGCCCCCCGCGCCCGCGCCCCAGGACGAAGCGCCCGTCCTGGCCCAGCCGGAGACGCCGAAGCCGGAGACGCCCGAGGACGCGCCCGTGCTGGCCTCCGAGGGCCCGCGCACCACCGAGGCGCGGCAGCAGCGGCTGGTGCACGGCGCGCCGCTCTACAACCCGAACGTCAACGTCCACATCGTCCAGAAGAAGCGCTTCGCGGACGAGGGCCACCACGAATTGGTGCTCTTCCCGGCCACCGTGCAGGTGAATGGCAAGTACACCAACCACGCGGGCTCGGCGCTCCAGTACGTCTACCACCTGCATGAGAACTTCGCGTTCCAGGTGATGGGCCAGTACAACTGGTACTCGAACGAGAGCAGCTTCAACCTGGAGCTCATCGACAAGGTCCGCGAGCAGGCCCAGGCGGCCTCGTCGCTCTTGCTGGTGTGGGGCGCGCAGGCGGGCGTGGAGGTGACGCCGCTGTACGGCAAGTTCGCCTTCCTCAACGACTCGCTGGCCCAGTTCAGCGTGGTGCTCAGCGGCGGCGCGGGCGTGGGCTCCACGCGCCACCTCATCCGTCCGGAAGTGGCCAACGAGGTGGATGGCCAGACGTACTCCGTGCCCGCGCGCTTCGGTGACACCGGCAACAAGTTCCTCGGCTCGGTGGGCGGCGGCTTCCGGCTCCAGTTCGGAGAGAACTACGCGCTGCGCATGGAGGTGAGGGACCTCATCTACACCGCCCGCGTGGACAAGGTGGACGGCTGCAACCTGGCGGACTTCGAGGCGCTGGAGGCAGCGCGGGCGGGGAACCAGGACTTCTCAACGCTGCAGCTCAGCGGGAGCTGCAAGTTCGAGAAGTTCGACGGCGTAGACCCGAAGACGAAGAAGAACTACCGCGAGGACATCATCCTCGGACGCGACCTCGTGGCCGAGCCGTCCTCGGACGTCCTCAACAACATCAGCTTCTACGCTGGCTTCTCCATCCTCTTCTGA
- a CDS encoding outer membrane beta-barrel domain-containing protein has protein sequence MNARSLRVFASLAISLAAPLAAAQTDDSEKVLDNVVVRNRLFEPGGHMELSLGVGLPVQTNLTAHYFFNVGVAYNLFNTFAIEARAGYAASRHTGLARSISESFLDRQDKKVTDELEDMWEMNLHGVAGVRWAPIYGKLSLVSDLPAHFQAYVWGGGGVGSFQRHSVIQCAQVVNRELGICDDRTVPEDRSTASNDFWVKETRVAPVVSGAVGFRFFIGNTHGVRLELRDWVFRDSYRVNLLRDDWEAGRETGEPAPSPGLTHLVQFDLGYTFSF, from the coding sequence ATGAACGCACGCTCGCTCCGCGTCTTTGCTTCGTTGGCCATTTCGCTGGCGGCCCCGCTCGCCGCGGCGCAGACCGATGACAGTGAGAAGGTCCTCGACAACGTCGTCGTCCGGAACCGGCTGTTCGAGCCTGGGGGGCACATGGAGCTCTCCCTCGGCGTGGGCCTGCCGGTGCAGACGAACCTGACGGCGCACTACTTCTTCAACGTGGGCGTCGCCTACAACCTCTTCAACACCTTCGCGATTGAGGCGCGCGCCGGCTACGCGGCCAGCCGCCACACGGGCCTGGCGCGCTCCATCTCCGAGAGCTTCCTGGACCGTCAGGACAAGAAGGTGACGGACGAGCTCGAGGACATGTGGGAGATGAATCTGCACGGCGTGGCCGGCGTGCGGTGGGCCCCCATCTACGGGAAGCTCAGCCTCGTGTCGGACCTGCCCGCGCACTTCCAGGCGTACGTCTGGGGCGGCGGCGGCGTCGGCTCGTTCCAGCGCCACTCCGTCATCCAGTGCGCCCAGGTGGTGAACCGCGAATTGGGCATCTGCGACGACCGCACGGTGCCGGAGGACCGGAGCACGGCCTCGAACGACTTCTGGGTGAAGGAGACTCGCGTGGCCCCGGTGGTGTCCGGCGCGGTGGGCTTCCGCTTCTTCATCGGCAACACGCACGGCGTGCGGCTGGAGCTTCGCGACTGGGTGTTCCGCGATTCCTACCGCGTCAACCTGCTGCGCGATGACTGGGAGGCGGGGCGCGAGACGGGTGAGCCCGCGCCCAGCCCGGGCCTCACGCACCTGGTGCAGTTCGACCTCGGCTACACCTTCTCCTTCTAG
- the rplC gene encoding 50S ribosomal protein L3, giving the protein MKGLIGKKIGMTQVFNDEGNLVPVTVIDVGTCQVVGKRTPEKDKYSAVTLGFGEIREKILNKAEIGFFKKANAPYRRHLKEFRVTPEEASSFNVGDAVKADMFSKGELVDVTGITKGRGFSGVMRRWSFKGSQTKTHGTHEYQRHPGAIGQRKTPGRTYPNKKMPGHFGVEQVTTQNLTVVGIDVEKGLILVKGAVPGHNNAVVYVRPSIKVALRAQHKAAHG; this is encoded by the coding sequence GTGAAGGGTCTGATTGGCAAGAAGATCGGGATGACCCAGGTGTTCAATGATGAGGGCAACCTCGTCCCGGTCACTGTGATCGATGTGGGTACCTGCCAGGTCGTGGGCAAGCGCACCCCGGAGAAGGACAAGTACTCCGCGGTGACTCTGGGCTTCGGCGAGATTCGCGAGAAGATTCTCAACAAGGCCGAGATCGGCTTCTTCAAGAAGGCCAACGCGCCGTACCGCCGCCACCTGAAGGAGTTCCGCGTCACGCCGGAGGAGGCCTCCTCCTTCAACGTGGGCGACGCCGTCAAGGCGGACATGTTCTCCAAGGGCGAGCTGGTGGACGTCACCGGCATCACCAAGGGCCGTGGCTTCTCCGGCGTCATGCGCCGCTGGAGCTTCAAGGGCTCGCAGACCAAGACGCACGGTACGCACGAGTATCAGCGTCACCCGGGCGCCATCGGTCAGCGTAAGACGCCTGGCCGCACCTACCCGAACAAGAAGATGCCGGGCCACTTCGGCGTGGAGCAGGTCACCACGCAGAACCTCACCGTCGTCGGCATCGACGTGGAGAAGGGCCTCATCCTGGTGAAGGGCGCCGTCCCGGGCCACAACAACGCGGTCGTCTACGTCCGCCCGAGCATCAAGGTTGCGCTGCGCGCGCAGCACAAGGCCGCTCACGGCTAG
- a CDS encoding HupE/UreJ family protein, whose amino-acid sequence MTRASPRVVLAAVLLAAGAASAHDADILYSQVRRTAPNAGGEPRASTGAGPEGSEVRQVLTLTAGTLGLLLPADADGDGTVSQADLDARRAALEVGVWDALPLTAGGRPCTRTSHAALLRQTYVELSATFTCPPGPLRQTYTVLSVLPAGYRVILGSSLDGEVTGSIFADAAQPSVDIPEASAGGEGGATVSGFAGWVLEGIRHIFTGYDHLAFLVAVLLVGGGWRRVLLLVSSFTIAHSITLGAVVLGWVSLDGDRARWVEATIAASIIYVALENLVLREHRHRALVTFLFGLVHGFGFASVLKNYGLGDSVAPALLGFNIGVELGQASVVAVLLPVLRMVRRRPALYLRTVRAVSVLILAAGGYWMFERALG is encoded by the coding sequence ATGACGAGGGCCTCCCCCCGGGTGGTGCTCGCGGCCGTGCTCCTGGCCGCGGGCGCGGCCTCCGCGCACGACGCGGACATCCTCTACTCACAGGTGCGGCGCACCGCTCCCAATGCCGGGGGCGAGCCACGAGCGTCCACCGGCGCCGGGCCGGAGGGCTCGGAGGTCCGCCAGGTGCTGACGCTGACGGCGGGCACGCTCGGCCTGCTCCTGCCTGCGGACGCGGACGGCGACGGCACGGTGTCCCAGGCGGATTTGGACGCCCGCCGCGCCGCGCTCGAGGTGGGCGTGTGGGACGCGCTGCCGCTCACCGCGGGCGGGCGGCCCTGCACTCGCACCTCCCATGCCGCGCTCCTGCGCCAGACGTACGTGGAGCTGTCCGCCACCTTCACCTGCCCCCCGGGGCCGCTGCGGCAGACGTACACCGTGCTGTCGGTGCTGCCGGCGGGCTACCGGGTGATTCTCGGCAGCTCGCTGGATGGAGAAGTCACGGGCTCCATCTTCGCGGACGCCGCTCAGCCGAGCGTGGACATCCCCGAGGCCTCAGCGGGAGGGGAGGGCGGAGCGACTGTCAGTGGCTTCGCCGGCTGGGTGCTCGAGGGCATCCGCCACATCTTCACGGGCTATGACCACCTTGCCTTCCTGGTCGCGGTGCTGCTGGTGGGCGGCGGGTGGCGGCGCGTGCTGCTGCTCGTGTCGTCGTTCACCATCGCGCACTCCATCACCCTCGGGGCCGTGGTGCTGGGCTGGGTGTCGCTGGATGGGGACAGGGCGCGCTGGGTGGAGGCCACCATCGCCGCGTCCATCATCTATGTGGCGCTGGAGAACCTCGTCCTGCGCGAGCACCGCCACCGCGCCCTCGTGACGTTCCTGTTCGGGCTGGTGCACGGCTTCGGCTTCGCGAGCGTGCTGAAGAACTACGGGCTGGGAGACTCCGTCGCGCCGGCGCTGTTGGGCTTCAACATCGGCGTGGAACTGGGGCAGGCGTCTGTCGTGGCCGTGCTGCTGCCGGTGCTGCGCATGGTGCGGCGGCGGCCCGCGCTGTACCTCAGGACAGTGCGCGCGGTGTCGGTGCTCATCCTCGCGGCTGGTGGTTACTGGATGTTCGAGCGGGCACTCGGTTGA
- a CDS encoding lmo0937 family membrane protein, which yields MYWTMGMILLVLWGLGLTAGSTEGYWVHLLLLFSFVAFLLAVASHGRRTTTARRTAGS from the coding sequence GTGTACTGGACGATGGGAATGATCCTGCTGGTGCTGTGGGGGCTGGGCCTGACGGCGGGCTCCACCGAGGGCTACTGGGTCCACCTGCTGCTGCTGTTCTCCTTCGTGGCGTTCCTGCTCGCGGTGGCCTCGCACGGGCGGCGCACCACGACGGCGCGGCGGACGGCGGGCTCATGA
- a CDS encoding lytic transglycosylase domain-containing protein, giving the protein MRGWTVAMAAAAFLAGTEAFAFPVQVPEGPQGEAPEVVELRAQLSAREAELKAALVKLHAYEDEADFAEAEKLGVAELVKASGLPERQQRRLAVTIVREARRNSVDPLLVVAVIRCESSFNNYAVSGVGAMGLMQVMPDTGKYLAEKAGYKLGRSSNLFDAETNVEIGTAYLADLISRFGTVERALVAYNAGPGLAKRILAKPEVRKKFMAGYPTKVVKEFRKLKAQQERQLTLRDEQTTVDRKG; this is encoded by the coding sequence ATGCGGGGCTGGACGGTGGCGATGGCGGCAGCGGCGTTTCTGGCGGGAACAGAGGCATTCGCCTTTCCGGTGCAGGTGCCGGAGGGCCCGCAGGGCGAGGCGCCGGAAGTCGTGGAGCTGCGCGCGCAGCTCTCCGCGCGTGAGGCCGAGTTGAAGGCGGCGCTGGTGAAGCTCCACGCGTACGAGGACGAGGCGGACTTCGCCGAGGCGGAGAAGCTGGGCGTGGCGGAGCTGGTGAAGGCCTCGGGCCTGCCGGAGCGCCAGCAGCGGAGGTTGGCGGTGACCATCGTCCGCGAGGCCCGCCGCAACAGCGTGGACCCGCTGCTGGTGGTGGCCGTCATCCGGTGCGAGAGCAGCTTCAACAACTACGCGGTGTCGGGCGTGGGGGCCATGGGCCTGATGCAGGTGATGCCGGACACGGGCAAGTACCTGGCGGAGAAGGCCGGCTACAAGCTGGGCCGCTCCAGCAACCTCTTCGACGCGGAGACGAACGTCGAGATTGGCACCGCGTACCTGGCGGACCTCATCTCCCGCTTCGGCACCGTGGAGCGCGCGCTCGTCGCGTACAACGCGGGCCCGGGGCTCGCCAAGCGCATCCTCGCGAAGCCGGAGGTCCGCAAGAAGTTCATGGCCGGCTACCCGACCAAGGTCGTAAAGGAGTTCCGGAAGCTGAAGGCGCAGCAGGAGCGCCAGCTCACCCTCCGCGATGAGCAGACAACGGTTGACCGCAAGGGATGA
- a CDS encoding STAS domain-containing protein: protein MAGLQIHREEVAGQVTLRLEGILDGRTAQEVGSSLKSLSGREVVLDFTHLREFKDSAVGVLTRDLVERPVQLRGLATHHERMFRYFGVGTGPSQRRAYYTPEDILSA from the coding sequence ATGGCGGGGCTACAGATTCACCGTGAGGAGGTCGCAGGTCAGGTCACCCTTCGGCTGGAGGGCATCCTGGACGGGAGGACGGCGCAGGAGGTGGGCAGCTCGCTCAAGTCACTCAGCGGGCGCGAGGTCGTCCTGGACTTCACCCACCTGCGCGAGTTCAAGGATAGCGCCGTGGGCGTATTGACCCGGGACCTCGTCGAGCGTCCGGTCCAGCTGCGGGGCCTGGCCACGCACCACGAGCGGATGTTCCGCTATTTCGGCGTCGGCACCGGCCCGTCCCAGCGCCGCGCGTACTACACGCCCGAGGACATCCTCTCGGCGTAA